Proteins encoded in a region of the Quercus lobata isolate SW786 chromosome 8, ValleyOak3.0 Primary Assembly, whole genome shotgun sequence genome:
- the LOC115955327 gene encoding uncharacterized protein LOC115955327, which translates to MPPLLSSPRFSPSRTSQNSHFCHFFTSTTSALKFLITKTKTKTLIPTSIITMSISTSSSSSSQPKEDLHNENLIQVLKYHNQTKHNFDKYARGPHGLDWANQPNPFRRYLSAPLLPLLHFPTQTEPQKNQTLQQNPDDAYAPLYSSLFLSLPPPKPISHSTISQFFYDSLALSAWKSTGYSTWSLRVNPSSGNLHPTEAYIIAPPIESLSNSPFVAHYAPKEHSLELRAEIPSGFFPNFFPENSFLVGLSSIFWREAWKYGERAFRYCNHDVGHAIAAVTMAAAGLGWDVKLLDGLGYVELKKLFGLEVFPEFKFPSRPVKGKFPEIEFEHPDCLLLVFPNGIGKKFDVNYKELSSAISEFSKLEWKGKPNLLSKQHVCWDIIYRTAEAVKKPLVIGDRLEIDPFKSSGVRNEGSYKGFTVREVVRKRRSAVDMDGVTAIHRDTFYQILLHCLPSGCGSGGKQRRQLALPFRALPWDAEVHAVLFVHRVTGLPAGLYFLVRNEDHFHELKNSTSSNFAWAKPDGCPDDLPLYGLDTSSGSLKDSLYYRLSEKLSCHQEIASHGCFSLGMVARFESTLREKNTWMYPRLFWETGVLGQVLYLEAHAVGISATGIGCYFDDPVHEILKLKGSNFQSLYHFTVGAPVLDKRIMSLPAYPGPSIDT; encoded by the exons ATGCCACCGCTTCTTTCTAGTCCCAGATTCTCTCCCTCTCGAACCTCACAGAACTCTCACTTCTGCCATTTCTTTACCTCAACAACCTCCGCACTCAAATTCCTCatcaccaaaaccaaaaccaaaactttaATCCCCACCTCCATTATTACCATGTCAATTTccacctcttcttcttcttcatcacaaCCCAAAGAAGACTTACACAACGAAAACCTTATACAAGTCCTCAAATACCACAACCAAACCAAGCACAACTTCGACAAGTACGCACGAGGACCACACGGCCTCGACTGGGCTAACCAGCCCAACCCTTTTCGCCGATACCTCTCTGCTCCTCTCCTCCCTCTCCTTCACTTCCCAACTCAAACCGAAccccaaaaaaaccaaactttACAGCAAAACCCCGATGATGCATATGCCCCTCTATAttcctctctcttcctttctctccCTCCTCCAAAACCCATTTCCCATTCCACCATTTCTCAATTCTTCTATGACTCTCTCGCTCTCTCAGCTTGGAAATCCACTGGATACTCCACCTGGTCTCTCAGGGTGAATCCCAGTAGTGGTAACTTGCACCCCACGGAAGCTTATATTATTGCTCCACCAATTGAGTCCTTGTCTAATTCTCCTTTTGTTGCGCATTACGCTCCAAAAGAGCATTCTTTGGAGCTTAGAGCCGAAATCCCATCTGGGTTTTTCCCCAATTTCTTTCCTGAGAACTCTTTTCTAGTGGGGCTCTCCTCCATTTTCTGGAGAGAGGCTTGGAAGTATGGTGAGCGCGCCTTTCGGTACTGTAATCATGATGTTGGCCATGCTATTGCCGCGGTGACAATGGCTGCAGCGGGCCTTGGTTGGGATGTGAAGCTTTTGGATGGTCTAGGATATGTGGAATTGAAGAAGCTTTTCGGGCTTGAAGTTTTCCCGGAATTCAAATTCCCCTCTAGGCCTGTTAAGGGTAAGTTTCCGgagattgaatttgaacaccCTGATTGCTTGCTATTAGTTTTTCCTAATGGAATCGGTAaaaaatttgatgtgaattaTAAAGAATTGAGTTCTGCAATTTCGGAGTTTTCTAAATTGGAGTGGAAGGGGAAGCCTAATTTGCTTAGTAAACAGCATGTTtgttgggatataatttatcgAACTGCTGAGGCAGTGAAAAAGCCGTTAGTGATAGGAGATAGGCTTGAAATTGATCCATTTAAGAGTAGTGGGGTTCGTAATGAAGGTTCTTATAAAGGTTTTACGGTTAGGGAAGTTGTTAGGAAGCGTAGAAGTGCGGTGGATATGGATGGAGTTACTGCAATTCACAGAGATACTTTTTATCAGATACTGTTACATTGCCTTCCTTCGGGTTGTGGAAGTGGAGGGAAGCAGAGAAGACAGCTGGCATTGCCGTTCCGGGCGCTTCCTTGGGATGCTGAGGTGCATGCTGTTTTGTTTGTTCATAGGGTGACAGGGTTGCCGGCAGGGTTGTATTTCCTGGTGAGGAATGAGGACCACTTTCATGAGCTAAAGAACTCTACGAGTTCTAATTTTGCGTGGGCAAAACCAGATGGGTGCCCTGATGATCTCCCTCTGTATGGACTTGATACATCTTCAGGATCTCTGAAGGATTCTTTGTATTACAGGCTCTCTGAAAAATTATCGTGCCATCAG GAAATTGCTAGTCATGGCTGCTTTAGTCTTGGTATGGTGGCTCGTTTTGAGAGTACATTGCGTGAGAAGAATACATGGATGTATCCTCGATTATTTTGGGAGACTGGAGTTCTTGGACAGGTGTTGTACCTTGAAGCTCATGCTGTCGGCATCTCTGCAACTGGAATTGGCTGTTACTTTGATGATCCCG